From the Thermodesulfobacteriota bacterium genome, one window contains:
- a CDS encoding glycosyltransferase codes for MSAPVPELSLVVPTRNEAGTLPTLLADLAGQEGVCLEVIVADGGSADGTPGAAAAFASRGLPVRVLAAPPGRGRQLNAGAAAARAPDLLFLHADTRIEDHRLLAEGRAHMQAARTRRGSGRVAGHFGLRFARALPGTPRTQAGYYFYEAKTLLGRPECVNGDQGFWLSRAYFDELGGFDESLPYLEDARLARRVFATGAWVTLPGRLVTSARRLEAEGLGARQTLNALLKNFDAIGLPGFFEGAAQAYRDQAGTGRLELGPFARLAHRASRAQGWRRFLGYWWGTGGYVAANAWQLAFALDCRRNRRKGFEPGQGPTPWLERYDRWGSPVVTSPPGRLAATLLTAGWFFRTMSREERA; via the coding sequence GTGTCCGCCCCGGTTCCCGAGCTCTCGCTCGTCGTTCCCACCCGCAACGAGGCGGGGACCCTGCCCACCCTCCTGGCCGATCTCGCCGGCCAGGAAGGGGTGTGCCTGGAGGTGATCGTGGCGGACGGGGGGAGCGCGGACGGCACGCCGGGCGCTGCGGCGGCCTTTGCCTCCCGCGGCCTCCCCGTCCGGGTTCTCGCCGCGCCCCCGGGCCGGGGCCGCCAGCTCAACGCGGGGGCTGCGGCCGCCCGGGCCCCGGACCTCCTCTTCCTCCACGCGGATACCAGAATCGAGGACCACCGGCTCCTGGCGGAGGGCCGGGCCCACATGCAGGCCGCCCGCACCCGCCGGGGCAGCGGGCGGGTGGCGGGTCACTTCGGGCTGCGCTTCGCCCGCGCTCTCCCGGGCACGCCCCGCACGCAAGCCGGCTACTACTTCTACGAGGCCAAGACCCTCCTCGGACGCCCGGAGTGCGTGAACGGGGACCAGGGGTTCTGGCTCTCGCGGGCGTACTTCGACGAGCTGGGCGGGTTCGACGAGTCGCTCCCCTACCTGGAGGACGCCCGTCTTGCCCGCCGCGTCTTCGCCACGGGGGCGTGGGTGACCCTGCCGGGGCGCCTGGTGACCTCGGCCCGGCGTCTCGAGGCCGAGGGGCTGGGGGCACGCCAGACCCTGAACGCGCTCCTCAAGAACTTCGACGCCATCGGCTTGCCGGGCTTCTTCGAAGGGGCTGCGCAGGCCTATCGGGACCAGGCCGGCACCGGGCGCCTGGAGCTCGGCCCGTTTGCCCGCCTCGCCCATCGGGCGAGCCGCGCCCAGGGCTGGCGGCGGTTCCTGGGGTACTGGTGGGGCACCGGCGGCTACGTGGCCGCCAACGCCTGGCAGCTCGCCTTTGCCCTGGACTGCCGGCGAAACCGGAGAAAGGGGTTCGAGCCCGGCCAAGGCCCCACCCCCTGGCTGGAGCGCTACGACCGCTGGGGCTCGCCGGTGGTCACCTCGCCGCCGGGCCGGCTGGCGGCGACCCTGCTCACCGCCGGGTGGTTCTTTCGCACCATGTCCCGGGAGGAGCGCGCGTGA
- a CDS encoding protoglobin domain-containing protein, with translation METMKDILRHYRFGPDDEENLPRLAQLLLPLADTLAEEFYDYLAAEPQTARFFQTPQAVERRKATIKGWLGDLLSQPYDNRLLRRLERIGKVHVKIGLPGHFVNAAMHFVRDFGRRQVVAQAPDRSEREALLGTLDKVLDIHLDVLTSSYREEELKNVFLSKRFETALVRWAERLLHGLNLLLMVGLLAMAAGVLSLFVSDVVHAFGTNLERGVIQALGSLLILWMMIELLQAEIEHLRGGSFHVRLFLELALVAFIRKLFIAALDHPDPITFALLLGSLLVLGLIFFLMVRAEPRSRG, from the coding sequence ATGGAGACGATGAAGGACATCCTCAGGCACTACCGGTTCGGACCCGACGACGAGGAGAACCTGCCGCGGCTGGCGCAGCTTCTGCTTCCCCTGGCGGACACGCTGGCGGAGGAGTTCTACGACTACCTGGCGGCGGAGCCCCAGACCGCGCGCTTTTTCCAGACCCCCCAGGCCGTGGAGCGGCGCAAGGCCACCATCAAGGGATGGCTCGGCGATCTGCTCTCCCAGCCCTACGACAACCGGCTCCTGCGCCGGCTCGAGCGCATCGGCAAGGTGCACGTGAAGATCGGCCTGCCGGGGCACTTCGTGAACGCCGCCATGCACTTCGTGCGGGACTTCGGGCGCCGCCAGGTCGTGGCCCAGGCCCCCGACCGCAGCGAGCGGGAAGCGCTGCTCGGCACCCTGGACAAGGTGCTCGACATCCACCTGGACGTGCTCACCAGCTCCTATCGGGAGGAGGAGCTCAAGAACGTCTTCCTCTCCAAGCGCTTCGAGACGGCCCTGGTCCGGTGGGCCGAGCGCCTCCTCCACGGGCTCAACCTGCTCCTCATGGTGGGGCTCCTGGCCATGGCCGCCGGGGTCCTGAGCCTCTTCGTCTCCGACGTCGTTCACGCCTTCGGCACCAACCTGGAGCGCGGCGTCATCCAGGCCCTAGGGTCGCTCTTGATCCTGTGGATGATGATCGAGCTCCTCCAGGCCGAGATCGAGCACCTGCGCGGCGGGTCGTTCCACGTGCGGCTCTTCCTGGAGCTCGCGCTGGTGGCGTTCATCCGCAAGCTCTTCATCGCCGCCCTGGACCATCCGGACCCGATCACCTTTGCCCTGCTCCTGGGATCGCTCCTGGTGCTCGGCCTCATCTTCTTCCTCATGGTCCGAGCGGAACCCCGGTCCCGGGGCTGA
- a CDS encoding thrombospondin type 3 repeat-containing protein, which produces MRSFRHRVFVGLALAGLVAGVFGCSSDGGSGADAGDSPSTRGVARVTAGIESSTAAKRTRNQELTPLDVAAVDHHGNKVDEALGVTESFSLELPWGRDYVLIFADAEGLLGAMVYGRKEQSRFSVEPGVLVLDLGQIVIDPKSRTVRLKDPRKVKPPKGDDDGDDDDDDSDDDGMGPGDAAVGAELWEVYCAGCHPNGLEETSVAEMADVLREGDDDMPAFPELAPNAADLSAYLKNPVIPTDTDGDGVSDALDACPDVAGEGADGCPLSPPTDTDGDGVPDDLDACPDVAGEGTDGCPLPTPTDSDGDGVTDDLDACPDVAGAGADGCPLPPIDSDGDGVPDDLDACPDVAAATADGCPLPPVDTDGDGVTDDLDACPDVAGDGADGCPVVTPTRPAILDTTCQNCHDDYSSRVSCTNSQWPRHDGSRSTTAAQYQEVSVWATGGTCP; this is translated from the coding sequence ATGAGAAGCTTCAGACACAGGGTTTTCGTAGGACTTGCGCTGGCCGGCCTCGTGGCCGGGGTGTTCGGTTGCAGTTCCGACGGGGGGAGCGGGGCCGACGCCGGCGATTCCCCCTCCACCCGCGGGGTGGCCAGGGTAACCGCCGGGATCGAGAGCAGCACCGCCGCCAAGAGAACCCGAAACCAGGAACTCACCCCCCTGGACGTGGCAGCCGTGGACCACCACGGGAACAAGGTGGACGAGGCGCTGGGAGTGACCGAGTCGTTTTCCCTCGAGCTGCCCTGGGGCCGCGACTACGTCCTCATCTTCGCCGACGCCGAGGGGCTCCTGGGCGCCATGGTCTATGGAAGGAAGGAACAGAGCCGGTTCAGCGTGGAACCGGGCGTCCTGGTCTTGGACCTGGGCCAGATCGTCATAGACCCCAAGAGTCGCACGGTCCGGCTCAAGGACCCGCGGAAGGTGAAGCCGCCGAAGGGGGACGACGATGGTGATGACGACGATGACGACTCGGACGACGACGGTATGGGGCCGGGGGACGCCGCGGTGGGCGCCGAGCTGTGGGAGGTCTACTGCGCCGGCTGCCACCCGAACGGGCTGGAAGAAACTTCGGTGGCCGAGATGGCCGATGTCCTCCGGGAAGGTGACGACGACATGCCGGCTTTCCCCGAGCTGGCGCCCAACGCAGCCGACCTCTCCGCTTACCTGAAGAACCCGGTCATTCCCACCGATACGGACGGAGACGGCGTATCCGACGCCTTGGACGCCTGCCCGGACGTGGCCGGTGAGGGGGCTGACGGCTGCCCCCTGTCGCCGCCGACCGACACCGACGGCGACGGCGTGCCCGACGACCTGGATGCGTGCCCGGACGTGGCCGGCGAAGGTACCGACGGGTGTCCGCTACCGACGCCCACGGACTCCGACGGCGACGGTGTGACCGACGACCTGGATGCGTGCCCGGACGTGGCCGGAGCCGGTGCGGACGGCTGCCCGCTGCCCCCGATCGACTCCGACGGCGACGGTGTGCCCGACGATCTGGACGCCTGTCCGGACGTAGCGGCAGCGACGGCCGACGGCTGTCCCCTGCCGCCGGTGGACACGGACGGCGACGGTGTGACCGATGACCTGGATGCCTGCCCGGACGTGGCCGGCGACGGCGCGGACGGCTGCCCCGTGGTAACACCGACCCGGCCGGCCATCCTCGATACCACCTGTCAGAACTGTCACGATGACTACTCGAGCAGGGTCTCCTGCACCAACTCCCAGTGGCCCCGCCACGACGGGTCGCGGAGCACCACGGCCGCCCAGTACCAGGAGGTCTCTGTCTGGGCTACCGGCGGGACGTGCCCGTGA
- a CDS encoding AAA family ATPase, whose amino-acid sequence MDPACLLDLLSQPEAYPHPCGPVEVHHTHISAVFLAGPYAYKVKKPLDLGFLNFTTLGRRRHFCLEEVRLNRRLAPSVYLGVVPVALHGGRLAVGGEGEVVEWAVWMERLLPEATLASRLGRGEVTGELLAAVAARVAAFHRRAEAGPHVDALACWEIVARNARENFEQSEAQVGGTVTAQAFSRFRALTEAALGERRELVEGRAARGTARDTHGDLHLDHVYVFPQRPTPDDLAVVDCIEFSERFRYADPVADAAFLSMDLAFRGRRDLAARFREAYAEAAGDPEGAALFPLYEAYRAAVRAKVEGVRAREGEVPAKDREAARKNARAHWLLGLGTLEAPPSRPCLLGVGGLPGAGKSTLARGLAQRAGFEVVVADRVRKELAGLSAEAPAGAAFGEGLYTPEWNERTYAACLGRAEEILARGGRALVDASFREDGRRRELLDRARAWGVPGMLLLCEAGADDVRRRLGRRRGGPSDADWEIYLRAAAAWEEPGVQTLPALRQIPSQPDATATLEEALEVLRREGLS is encoded by the coding sequence GTGGACCCGGCCTGCCTGCTCGACCTCCTCTCCCAGCCTGAGGCCTATCCCCACCCTTGCGGCCCGGTCGAGGTGCACCACACCCACATCTCGGCGGTCTTCCTCGCCGGGCCCTATGCCTACAAGGTGAAGAAGCCCCTGGATCTGGGGTTTCTCAACTTCACGACCCTGGGGCGCCGGCGCCACTTCTGCCTGGAGGAGGTGCGCCTGAACCGCCGGCTCGCCCCCTCGGTGTACCTTGGAGTAGTGCCGGTCGCTCTGCACGGGGGGCGGCTGGCGGTGGGGGGGGAGGGCGAGGTGGTGGAGTGGGCGGTGTGGATGGAGCGCCTGCTCCCGGAGGCCACCTTGGCCTCCCGACTGGGACGGGGGGAGGTCACGGGGGAGCTCCTGGCCGCCGTCGCCGCCCGGGTGGCCGCGTTCCACCGGCGCGCCGAAGCGGGTCCCCACGTGGACGCCCTGGCGTGCTGGGAGATCGTGGCCCGCAACGCCCGGGAGAACTTCGAGCAGTCCGAGGCCCAGGTAGGCGGTACGGTGACGGCCCAGGCATTCTCGCGCTTTCGGGCCCTGACCGAGGCGGCCCTGGGGGAGCGGCGGGAGCTCGTGGAGGGCCGTGCCGCCCGGGGCACGGCCCGGGACACCCACGGCGACCTGCACCTGGACCACGTCTACGTCTTTCCCCAGCGGCCCACCCCGGACGATCTGGCCGTGGTGGACTGCATCGAGTTCAGCGAGCGGTTCCGGTACGCCGACCCCGTGGCCGACGCGGCGTTCCTCTCCATGGACCTGGCCTTTCGGGGCCGGCGCGACCTGGCGGCCCGGTTTCGGGAGGCCTACGCCGAAGCGGCGGGAGACCCGGAGGGAGCGGCGCTCTTCCCCCTCTACGAGGCCTACCGGGCCGCGGTGCGGGCCAAGGTGGAGGGCGTGCGGGCTCGGGAGGGCGAGGTGCCCGCGAAGGACCGGGAAGCGGCCCGCAAGAACGCACGGGCCCATTGGCTCCTGGGCCTGGGCACCCTCGAAGCCCCGCCCAGCCGGCCCTGCCTCCTGGGGGTGGGCGGCCTGCCCGGAGCCGGCAAGTCCACCCTGGCCCGAGGCCTGGCGCAGCGGGCCGGGTTCGAGGTCGTCGTCGCCGACCGGGTGCGCAAGGAGCTGGCCGGCCTGTCGGCCGAAGCCCCGGCGGGGGCCGCCTTCGGAGAAGGGCTCTACACGCCCGAGTGGAACGAGCGCACCTACGCCGCGTGCCTGGGGCGGGCCGAGGAGATCCTCGCCCGGGGGGGGAGGGCCCTGGTGGACGCGAGCTTCCGGGAGGACGGCCGGCGCCGCGAGCTCCTGGACCGGGCCCGGGCGTGGGGCGTCCCCGGGATGCTGCTGCTCTGCGAGGCCGGTGCCGACGACGTGCGCCGCCGGCTCGGCCGCCGCCGGGGGGGGCCCTCGGACGCGGACTGGGAGATCTATCTCCGGGCTGCCGCGGCCTGGGAGGAGCCCGGAGTACAGACCCTGCCCGCCCTGCGGCAGATCCCCTCCCAGCCGGACGCAACGGCGACCCTGGAAGAGGCACTCGAGGTGCTGCGCAGGGAGGGACTGTCGTGA
- the folK gene encoding 2-amino-4-hydroxy-6-hydroxymethyldihydropteridine diphosphokinase: protein MPRAHIAFGGNLGDVEANLRRALGAVGALEGTRIVRVSSLYRTAPVGVTEQPEFVNGALEVETTLSPSALLDELLRIESSLGRTREQRWGPRTVDLDLVLYGDRVVEAQGLEVPHPRMHERGFVLVPLAEIAPGAVHPRLGRTVAELREALGPMPDVRCAGRPAWADDLEGARC, encoded by the coding sequence ATGCCCCGGGCCCACATCGCCTTCGGCGGCAATCTGGGAGACGTGGAGGCCAACCTGCGCCGGGCGCTCGGGGCGGTGGGGGCTCTCGAAGGCACGCGGATCGTCCGGGTGTCGTCCCTCTACCGCACCGCACCCGTGGGGGTGACCGAGCAGCCGGAGTTCGTCAACGGCGCCCTGGAGGTGGAGACGACGCTCTCCCCGAGCGCCCTCCTGGACGAGCTTCTGCGCATCGAGTCGAGCCTGGGCCGCACGCGGGAGCAGCGCTGGGGCCCCCGCACCGTGGATCTGGACTTGGTGCTCTACGGCGACCGGGTGGTCGAGGCCCAGGGGCTCGAGGTGCCCCATCCCCGCATGCACGAGCGGGGGTTCGTGCTCGTACCCCTGGCGGAGATCGCCCCCGGAGCCGTGCACCCGCGCCTGGGGCGCACGGTGGCCGAGCTGCGCGAAGCCCTCGGGCCGATGCCCGACGTGCGATGCGCGGGCCGTCCCGCGTGGGCCGACGACCTCGAAGGAGCGCGGTGCTGA
- the dapB gene encoding 4-hydroxy-tetrahydrodipicolinate reductase: MIRAAVTGAAGRMGTQLVRLLQETGGLALAAALERPGHPALGRDAGEVAGIGPLGVPVTSVLSEALPSADVVIDFTSAAASLAHLDAVCRAGKAIVIGSTGFSPQERELVRSRGAEARIFQAPNMSVGVNVLLQVVTEVARLLGEAYDVEIVETHHRFKKDAPSGTALALAEAAAGALGRDLAADAVHGREGLVGERKPREIGLHAVRAGDVVGDHTVLFGGLGERIELTHRASSRETFARGALRAALWLPAQPRGFYGMTDLLGI; the protein is encoded by the coding sequence GTGATCCGGGCCGCCGTTACCGGCGCGGCGGGCCGGATGGGCACCCAGCTCGTCCGCCTCCTCCAGGAGACCGGGGGCCTCGCCCTGGCTGCCGCCCTGGAGCGGCCGGGCCACCCGGCGCTAGGGCGAGATGCGGGGGAGGTGGCCGGCATCGGCCCCCTGGGGGTGCCGGTGACCTCCGTGCTCTCCGAGGCCCTGCCTTCCGCCGACGTGGTCATCGACTTCACGAGCGCCGCGGCGTCCCTCGCGCACCTGGACGCCGTGTGCCGGGCCGGCAAGGCCATCGTCATCGGCTCCACGGGCTTCAGCCCCCAGGAGCGCGAGCTCGTGCGCAGCCGGGGCGCTGAGGCGCGGATCTTCCAGGCCCCCAACATGAGCGTGGGGGTCAACGTGCTCCTCCAGGTCGTGACGGAGGTGGCCCGGCTCCTGGGGGAAGCCTACGACGTGGAGATCGTGGAGACCCACCACCGCTTCAAGAAGGACGCTCCCTCTGGTACGGCGCTTGCCCTGGCCGAGGCCGCGGCCGGGGCCCTGGGACGCGACCTCGCCGCCGACGCGGTCCACGGCCGGGAAGGGCTCGTGGGGGAGCGCAAGCCCCGGGAGATCGGCCTGCACGCCGTGCGGGCGGGCGACGTGGTGGGGGACCACACGGTGCTCTTCGGGGGCCTGGGAGAGCGCATCGAGCTCACCCACCGGGCATCGAGCCGCGAGACCTTCGCGCGGGGGGCGCTGCGCGCCGCCCTGTGGCTCCCCGCCCAGCCCAGGGGCTTCTACGGCATGACCGACCTCCTGGGGATCTGA
- the dapA gene encoding 4-hydroxy-tetrahydrodipicolinate synthase, with product MFRGTITALVTPFRDGRVDEDAYRQLIDWQIEQGVSGVVPCGTTGESATLSHEEHNRVIDIAVEEAQGRVAVIAGTGSNSTAEAVRLTRHAKEAGADGALLITPYYNKPTQEGLYRHYRAVAEEARFPLVLYNVPGRTGVNLLPETVARLAELPEVVGIKEATGDLKQVSDVLEKCGDRLAVLSGDDFTVLPLLALGGQGVISVLSNVVPADVAAMVSAFAAGDLARARELHYRTMPVARALFLETNPIPVKAALALLGRIGPELRLPLSPLQEGNAAKLAAVLRDYGLLGGRP from the coding sequence ATGTTTCGCGGCACGATTACCGCCCTGGTCACCCCGTTTCGCGACGGCCGGGTGGACGAAGACGCCTACCGGCAACTCATCGACTGGCAGATCGAGCAGGGGGTGAGCGGGGTGGTGCCCTGTGGCACCACGGGGGAGTCGGCCACCCTGAGCCACGAGGAGCACAACCGGGTCATCGACATCGCGGTGGAGGAGGCCCAGGGACGGGTCGCCGTGATTGCCGGCACGGGGTCCAACTCCACCGCCGAAGCCGTGCGCCTCACCCGCCACGCCAAGGAGGCGGGTGCCGACGGGGCGCTCCTCATCACGCCCTACTACAACAAGCCCACCCAGGAGGGCCTCTACCGGCATTATAGGGCCGTTGCCGAAGAAGCCAGGTTTCCACTCGTGCTGTACAACGTGCCGGGGCGCACGGGGGTGAACCTCCTGCCCGAGACCGTGGCCCGCCTGGCGGAGCTCCCGGAGGTGGTGGGGATCAAGGAGGCCACCGGCGACCTCAAGCAGGTGAGCGACGTGCTGGAGAAGTGCGGCGACCGCCTCGCCGTGCTCTCGGGGGACGACTTCACGGTGCTGCCGCTGCTCGCCCTGGGGGGCCAGGGGGTCATCTCGGTGCTCTCCAACGTCGTCCCGGCAGACGTGGCTGCCATGGTGAGCGCCTTCGCGGCGGGCGACCTGGCCCGCGCCCGGGAGCTCCACTACCGCACCATGCCCGTGGCCCGGGCCCTCTTCCTCGAGACCAACCCCATCCCCGTGAAGGCGGCCCTGGCGCTGCTCGGCCGCATCGGCCCGGAGCTGCGGCTGCCCCTGTCTCCTCTCCAGGAGGGCAACGCCGCCAAGCTCGCCGCCGTCCTGCGGGACTACGGGCTCCTGGGGGGCAGGCCGTGA
- a CDS encoding FmdB family zinc ribbon protein, which translates to MPIYEYQCRSCHDAFEVTQKITDTPLAACPKCAGPVEKLISQSSFVLKGSGWYATDYARKSGSDKPKGDAAPSCGASGSKSACASCPSASA; encoded by the coding sequence ATGCCCATCTATGAGTACCAGTGCCGAAGCTGCCACGACGCATTCGAGGTCACCCAGAAGATCACCGACACGCCGCTGGCGGCGTGCCCCAAGTGCGCCGGCCCGGTGGAGAAGCTCATTTCCCAGAGCTCCTTCGTCCTGAAGGGTTCCGGGTGGTACGCGACGGACTATGCCCGCAAGTCGGGCTCGGACAAGCCCAAGGGCGATGCCGCCCCGTCCTGCGGCGCCAGCGGCTCCAAGTCCGCGTGCGCCTCGTGCCCCAGCGCCAGCGCCTGA
- a CDS encoding cation-efflux pump, with protein MRQPEGAAMGKGEEGQPAHITGEGVTLGGSLVNLVLVLVKVAAGVLGHSAALVADALHSLSDLASDIVVLLGYRVGRKPEDSTHPYGHGKVETLSTALVGGLLVAVGLAMGAGALRSLTAADPLPLPGRVALWAAGLSILAKELLYRWTARVARSEDSRLLLANAWHHRSDALSSVAALVGVAGARWGAPWMDPAAALLVCFFVVKVGWDLGWQAVRELVDTAPDQGLLERLGAVVSGVQGVRSHHGLRARRLGKDILVDVDIEVDPELNVVQGHDLARAVREALLKKVRGVRDAMVHVEPLGAREGGLYAPSAREGVAESAEELARRTPGVLGVHGTRIVPLETGYLLNMDVEVDPDLTIRDAHAIAHRLKEAVRVLPGIADAVVHVDVHGE; from the coding sequence GTGAGGCAACCGGAAGGTGCGGCCATGGGGAAGGGCGAGGAAGGGCAGCCTGCCCACATCACCGGCGAGGGGGTGACCCTGGGCGGGAGCCTGGTCAACCTCGTCCTCGTCCTGGTCAAGGTGGCGGCCGGGGTCCTGGGCCATAGCGCGGCCCTGGTGGCCGACGCGCTCCACTCCCTCTCGGATCTCGCCAGCGACATCGTGGTGCTCCTGGGGTACCGGGTGGGCCGAAAGCCCGAGGACTCGACCCATCCCTACGGCCACGGCAAGGTGGAAACTCTCTCCACGGCTCTCGTGGGGGGTCTCCTGGTCGCGGTGGGACTGGCCATGGGCGCCGGCGCCCTGCGCTCGCTGACCGCGGCGGACCCCCTCCCCCTGCCCGGGCGGGTTGCCCTCTGGGCCGCGGGGCTCTCCATCCTCGCCAAGGAGCTCCTCTACCGGTGGACCGCCCGGGTGGCCCGCAGCGAGGACAGCCGGCTCCTCCTGGCCAACGCCTGGCACCACCGCTCCGACGCCCTCTCCTCGGTAGCGGCCCTGGTGGGCGTTGCGGGAGCCCGCTGGGGCGCCCCCTGGATGGACCCGGCGGCGGCGCTCTTGGTGTGCTTCTTCGTGGTCAAGGTAGGGTGGGATCTGGGGTGGCAGGCCGTCCGAGAGCTCGTGGACACCGCTCCCGATCAGGGGCTGTTGGAGCGCCTGGGGGCCGTGGTGTCCGGGGTGCAGGGGGTGAGGAGCCATCACGGGCTGCGCGCCCGGCGCCTGGGCAAGGACATCCTGGTGGACGTGGACATCGAGGTCGACCCCGAGCTCAACGTGGTCCAGGGCCACGACCTGGCCCGGGCCGTGCGGGAGGCGCTGCTCAAGAAGGTCCGGGGCGTACGCGACGCCATGGTGCACGTGGAGCCCCTGGGCGCCCGGGAAGGGGGCCTCTACGCACCCTCCGCCCGAGAGGGCGTGGCGGAGTCCGCAGAGGAGCTCGCCCGCCGGACCCCGGGCGTGCTCGGCGTCCACGGCACCCGCATCGTCCCCCTGGAGACCGGCTACCTCCTGAACATGGACGTCGAGGTGGACCCCGACCTCACCATCCGCGACGCCCACGCCATCGCCCACCGCCTCAAGGAAGCCGTGCGCGTCCTCCCCGGCATCGCCGACGCCGTGGTCCACGTGGACGTGCATGGGGAATAG
- a CDS encoding AAA family ATPase — translation MTAIDRAVTDRLWNRLTSPPELIQVLVGPRQVGKTTAARAIEARWDGPVRYAAADLPLPPGPEWIETQWQLARTHIGDRPVLLVLDEVQKVSGWSEVVKAYWDADRAAERSLKVLLLGSSALLLARGTTESLAGRFFLHRCPHWTFPECRAAFGWDLDRWLYFGGYPGAAKLADDEEAWQAYVRDSLIEAVLARDVLALQPVAKPALLRHLFALAARFPAQILSYNKMLGQLQDAGNTTTLAHYLRLLETAYLITGLERFSAGEARSRGSSPKLVLWNNALVSALGHRSFASARGNSAAWGRLVENAVGAHLVSQLQGLAHEVTYWRHANDEVDYVVRSGETLWALEVKSGRPDRPPGMAAFRRRHPAALPLVVGSGGMSLEEFFSEDPRHFLQP, via the coding sequence ATGACCGCAATCGACCGGGCCGTTACCGACCGCCTCTGGAACCGCCTGACCAGCCCCCCCGAGCTCATTCAGGTGCTCGTGGGACCGCGACAGGTGGGGAAGACGACCGCCGCCCGCGCCATCGAGGCGCGCTGGGATGGGCCGGTGCGATATGCGGCAGCCGATCTTCCGCTGCCTCCGGGGCCCGAGTGGATCGAGACCCAGTGGCAGCTCGCCCGGACCCACATCGGCGACCGCCCGGTCCTGCTCGTTCTGGATGAGGTCCAGAAGGTCTCCGGCTGGAGCGAGGTGGTCAAGGCGTACTGGGATGCCGATCGGGCCGCCGAGAGGTCGCTCAAGGTCCTGTTGCTCGGCTCGTCAGCGCTCCTGCTCGCCCGCGGGACGACCGAGAGCCTTGCAGGACGCTTCTTCCTGCACCGATGCCCCCATTGGACCTTTCCCGAGTGCCGGGCGGCGTTCGGCTGGGACCTGGACCGGTGGCTCTACTTCGGCGGCTACCCTGGCGCGGCGAAGCTCGCCGACGACGAAGAGGCGTGGCAGGCCTATGTACGCGACTCCCTGATCGAGGCCGTCCTCGCGCGGGACGTGCTGGCCCTACAGCCGGTCGCGAAGCCGGCGCTCCTTCGCCACCTGTTCGCCCTGGCAGCCCGGTTTCCCGCTCAGATCCTCTCCTACAACAAGATGCTCGGCCAGCTCCAGGACGCCGGCAACACTACCACGCTCGCTCACTACCTGCGGCTCCTCGAAACCGCGTACCTCATCACCGGCCTCGAGCGGTTCTCCGCCGGCGAGGCGCGCAGCCGAGGCTCGAGCCCCAAGCTGGTTCTCTGGAACAACGCCCTCGTCTCCGCCCTCGGCCACCGGAGCTTTGCATCGGCCAGAGGAAATTCGGCGGCGTGGGGACGGCTCGTGGAGAACGCGGTGGGGGCACACCTGGTGAGCCAGTTGCAGGGCCTGGCCCACGAGGTCACCTACTGGCGCCACGCCAACGACGAGGTCGACTACGTGGTGCGGTCGGGAGAGACCCTGTGGGCCCTCGAAGTCAAGAGCGGCCGCCCCGATCGCCCCCCCGGCATGGCCGCCTTCCGACGCCGCCACCCCGCCGCCCTGCCCCTCGTCGTCGGCTCGGGGGGAATGTCCCTGGAAGAGTTCTTCAGCGAGGACCCGCGCCACTTCCTGCAGCCATAA